One Nycticebus coucang isolate mNycCou1 chromosome 7, mNycCou1.pri, whole genome shotgun sequence genomic window, AGAATTCTGTCATCTCACCTTATTCCATCTTCCTTTCAGAAAGCGCAGGGAAATGGGCAGATGAGGGGTGACACTGACACAGCCTTCTCTTCTTTAGACCTTGCTCTCTGTGAACATGGCAGCTTAGCAGATTGAAGCCAGCCTCAGATGGCACCTAAGAGCCTCCTGCAGGCCTCCAGGGGGCTGACTTGTGCCAGCGAAAACAGACTTGCTGAGTGTGGCACATGGGGCCAAGGGCACTAGGATGGGTATCGTACTTAGGGAGATCTGTCCCGCTGTAGACCTGGCACCTGCACCCCACACCATTGCAAGGTGTTGTGGGGAGGGTGTGCATGACCACACTGAATGGCCCTGTCTAAGACAAAGGTTAGAGTAGATGAGCTTCCAGCCTTTCCCACTAGAGGTCTAAGATTCCACATTCCTTGGGAAGGGGAGAGAGCGCCTGCATACTGATTGTGTGAATGTGTATTTAATTGTTCCCATGAGCCCAGGGTATCTCCTGCCCTCACTGCTCACTCTGTCTTACCAAGCAGACCCCTGCTGGTCCAGCTTTAATGAGTAAAAACACATCTTGCATTAGCAGCATCCGTTTGATGGAAAGCAAAGgcaatttgttcttttaaatagGTTAAGCACACCTCCGTAATGCTTATTTGGTATTGGCAAATGTTTTGTTCAAAAGAATACAAAGGTAAGCTGTGGTCCTGCTTTTCTGGGGATCGTGATTGGTTCTGAATTgggaaaatgttaaataaataagctTTTCCTAACTCAGAAAACTAATGCAGCGCGGTTGTGCTTATTCCGTCCATTTCACGGGGGGAGGGACTTAGAGAACGTGAGCTAACCCGGGCTCTCTGGGCCACACTGCCCTCCTCGCATGCCAAGTGTGTGCCAACACCTCTAAAAATTCTCCCCTCTAAAGCTGTCTACTCCAGTGGCttagtttggtttggtttggtttagtTCCATTCACTTCGCTTAATTTGGTAttgctttgtttctttggttttggGGGTGTGGCCAAAGCAAGTGGTCCAAAAGCACTCAGACAGGTCAACATgttaagaatatatattataaCTCTGAGCAGCCACATTTTTATTCAGATATCATGTATGAAGAGCTCTTCAGCTTAAGATTTGTGGAATTGAGTTAAACTGCCAGAGCTGTTTTGAGAACCCAATGTGCAGATTAAGATGGGACACCAAATTGTAATTAGAAGATGATAGAATTTCAACATTTGGAACACacgtgaaactgcccaggccatcaagggtatgcatatacgaaaagccaccaagtatctgaaggatgtcaccttaaagaaacaatgtgtaccattCCGATGTCacaatggtggagttggtaggtgtgcccaggccaaacagtggggctggacacagggtcggtggcccaaaaagagtgctgaatttttgctgcatatgcttaaaaatgcagagagtaatgctgaacttaagggtttagatgtagattctctggtcattgagcatatccaagtgaacaaagcacccaagatgcgtcgccgaacttacagagctcatggtcgCATTAACCCATCCACAAGCTCCCCCTGCCACATGGAGATGATCCTgactgaaaaggaacagattgttcccaaaccagaagaagagatagcacagaagaaactgaagaaacaaaaacttatggcacgagaatagatgcaacataaaataaatgcaaataatagtaaaaaaaaaaaaagaagaatatatattgtatattccATGTGTTCCAGAAAAGGCAAGTCAGGTGGGCACCTTCTGTGCTCCACTCTGTGCCCAGCTCACACCTCAGTGGTGTTGGGATACAGAAGTATACCCAGAAAGCCCCCCGCCTAGCAGATGCAATTAGCCTAGTACCTATGACATAATTAGGAGACTGATTTATGCCTTAAATATATCTCTGAGCAGGCACCGTGTACAAGGCATTGAGTGCGGTCCCATGTTGAGCCGGGCCCCCAGTTTCTGAGTGATGGGAGGGAGGACAAACACAGTAATCCAGGACACAACTGGGTGATTCAGACAATTAAACACTGtaagaggcaaaagaaaaaacacaagtgtagtctagcaagggagaggggagagaaaggagagaggagaggtgggAAGTCACCTGATATACATAACatgggctcaactacaacttgaactttacctttgaaatgaaaacattggCTCAGCGgagctggtgtgttcaaatccagcatgggcctgccaaacaacgacaactacaaccaaaaaatagctgggtgttgtggcaggcacctgtagtcccagctacttgggaggctgaggcaagagaaccgcttaagcccaagctgtggaggttgccgtgagctgtgaggccacagcactctacccagggcaaaagcttgagactctgtctcaaaaaaaaaaagaaaagaaatgaaaacattatggctaagcacccatagctcagtaagtagggtgccagccacatacaccaaagctggctggttcaagcccagcccgggcctgctaaacaacaatgagaattgcaaccaaaaaatagccaggcattgtggcagatacctatagtcccagttactcaggaggctgaggcaagagaatcccttaagcccaagagtttgagtttgctataagctgtgacaccatggcactctactgagggcgacatagtgagactctgtctcaaaaaaaaaaaaagaaagaaagaaaagaaaagaaaacattgtaacctaaacatttgtaccctcatattaatccgaaatttttttaagataaaaaataaaacaaatgctgTAAGAAGTAAAAATAGCCCACAATGGGTTGctagatttagaaaataaaaatatagcatgccccattaaatttgaatttcagataaacacttaataatattttttagtatTACTTGGGACATATGATGATATTTGGatgcatttataaaaaaaaaaaaaaaaaagcactgttcATCTGAAATGGAAATAAACCTGGGTGCCTTGTATGCTATCTGGCAACATCAGCACAGAGGTCTGGGAAGAGGAAGCCAGGCTCCTCAGAGGAAATGGGATGTCACCCCAGGTGTCACAGAGGGGAAGATATGACAGAATTGATTCATGGGGAAGGACAGGGTGGGCTGATGGGTGGACTCATCCCCTGGTGGATTCATGGGGAAGGACAGGGTGGGGTGATGGGTGGACTCATCCCCTGGTGGATTCATGGGGAAGGACAGGGTGGGCTGATGGGTGGACTCATCCCCTGGTGGATTCATGGGGAAGGACAGGGCGGGCTGATGGGTGGACCCATCCCCTGGTGGATTCATGGGGAAGGACAGGGCGGGCTGATGGGTGGACCCATCCCCTGGTGGATTCATGGGGAAGGACAGGGCGGGCTGATGGGTGGACCCATCCCCTGGTGGATTCATGGGGAAGGACAGGGCGGGCTGATGGGTGGACCCATCCCCTGGTGGATTCATGGGGAAGGACAGGGCGGGCTGATGGGTGGACCCATCCCCTGGTGGATTCATGGGGAAGGACAGGGTGCGCTGATGGGTGGACCCATCCCCTGGTGGATTCATGGGGAAGGACAGGGTGGGCTGATGGGTGGACTCAGCTAAAGCCAGGAAGATAGAAGGAAACAGAAGACTGAGACTGTGGAATGTGGACGGAGTTGTTTGAGTCCACCTCAGACAGGGAACTTCATTTCTCTAATCTTTCTGGATGAGAGGGGCGTCCTACTAAAGGAAAAGGCTACTGAAGCTTTGGCAAGGCAGGCTGCCCAACTTCCCCTTTGTGAATGTCGGTTTCACTTCATACATCAAGTCTTAAAGAAGGACCCATCTGCACTGCACATAGGACAGATCACTTCATGCTcaggtatttctttaaaaagacatttcaatcccATTTGAATCAAGTTTGATCGAATGAGAGAGCACTAGGGTCCGTGCAAGTGTAAGTTCTGAAGACAACGTTCACCCAGCAGCTCACCAGAGTGGGGTCTTTGCAAGCcccctcacctctctgagccctgaTGCTCTCATATGTGCAGTCTGCCTTGCCAATTAGGATAGGACCAGAGGGGGTGCCTGCAAAGCACTTAGCATAATGCAGGACACAGCAAACGCTCTGTAAATGGTGACGCTGGCAGGAACCTAATTTCCAGCACCATTCTGACAGATACATGCAGATTTGGGGGCTACAATATAGTCATCTGAGCAGCCTTCAATCTCCCTTAAATCAAAGTTTATGAGCTGAGTCCTCTTTCTCCCAGTTACTCTTTAGCTACAACCTCCCGTGTTGCAGCTGTGCTGCCTGGTTAGCAGTGAGACATCAGGCCATGCTACACCTGTGCACCCTGTCAAGGCTCCAAGACTGAGAAGAAGCACGTGGCGGACCCTGGCAGCCAGCTGAGCTCTGCCATTTATCCTTTGCAGGACAAACTTAGCACATCCCCAATCCTCCGTGCTGCTGTGGTGTTGTTAATTAAAAGCTTCTATGATGGAAAAACAACAGTCTCATTTTTCTGAGTTGGCTTGAGCCCATGTTCCCCCCGTCCATGTCAGGTCTGCCTTTGGCTCCAGTCCCAGGCTGTTCCTGGCAGCCCCTTAGCTCCCCTCACTGCCAGCAGCGGTGGCCCACCTGAAGACACTAAAAGGTCACCACTGGGGTTGGCACCTGCTCCAGTAAGAGGCACCAAAGACACTTTCTGAGACTAATATTAGGTCCTGAAAATATGATTCTTAAGAATTCCAGATAACACCAGCCAAATTTCCTGCACACACAGCAAATATACAGGCTAACTCCAGATGTtacataaaatggggataatatcaCCCTCAGGGCTAATGTGAGGTTTAAATAATTCTACACAGGTATCTCCTAGCTCTGCTGCTGACACGCAGACAGCACTCAGTGCTGTTAAACATTAATAATTATAAGAGAGAACATTTATTGAGCGTTTACCAGGTACCAGCGATTGTTCTGTTTTGCAAATCTCAACTCCTTTAATGCCCGCGACAGCCCTATAAGGAAGGTGCAGTTATTAAGTACCCTCTGTGTTTCCatggaggaaattgaggctccaTGAGGTTCACAGTCTTTCCTGAGTTCTTAAAGCTCCTGACAATCATCTGAGCTCCGTGCCTCACATCCTGGCTCCGAACTCGAGGCTCCGGCCACTACCCAGAGGTTTGTTGTACCACTGCAGGACAGTGACAGGCTTATGCAGGTCGTGGGCCAGTTCAGCCTCAGGCCCCTGTGGCCATGGGACAGGATGAAGGCTCCAGCCAGACTTCACGCTGCCACCAGTGAGCTCAGCACTGGCTTGTGGCCACAAGGAGCACAGCGACTGGCCCACCAAAGATAGTCATTAACCCCAGTCACATGGGTGCTACTAGCAGGTCCTGAAGGAGCCTCTCAGGTCTGAAAGCCCAGCTCCGCCCAGCGAGCACGTAATAAATAccgccctcctttcttctttgttgtCCTGCCCCCGGTTTCCTCTCAGaccccaccctccctctgcccctcacaAGGCCATGAGAAGGCCAGCTGACCCCTCCCATTGGCTCCCCCAGGGTCCCTGGCCTGCCCGGACACCATCCACCTTGTCCTGCACCATCCTGGCCACAGCCGATGGTGTCCTTCTGTCCTCCATGTTGTCATTCCTCAGATGGGATTTCTCAGCTTTGTTGGTGCAGTGAAGACTTTGGCCCTTCCACATATGATCTGGGCCCCAGTCCCAGCCTGGGGAGGTTCTAGAGGACAAACCTCCCTATGGGGAGGCCCTGAGACCCACTCTCCACCTGCATACCACCCACCCTGCCTAGCTGCCCAGACATTGATCTGTATACTTATTATTTAATAcatcttcatatatatatatatacaatgttattcttcaataaaaatttttatttaaatttaaaaaaaagctttcatGAAACTGACTTTAGATTACTATTTCTTTGGCATTTACCTGTTTGGCTTCTATTTCCACAAAGGACAGGACATACAATACAGTGAAATcacaaactttttgtttgttaaaaaaaaaaaaagcagagagcaatgcctgcggctcaaggagtagggcgctggccccatatactggagttggtgggttcgaacccagccccagccaaacaaaactacaacaacaacaaaaaaagcagataACCACTatcctcctcccccatccctaccccaaaataaatacaatagaatctctgtagtcaaccacctccctacactgaccacctcctaaagttgacctgattttcatagactggacataaaCCACATGaacgtatcagtacagtgggtcttgttccctatgttgaccacctctgtatgttgacccgTTTGTCGCAGTCCATtaggtggtcaactcacagaggttctactgtattcttaAGAAAGGGGTTATCATGGATATACCTGGCTGCCACATTTTCACATCCTCTCCTCTGAGACCCCCAATGTTTGCCTAAGTTTCCACCATTGTGAATTACGCTCTGGATAAATCACCTTTCAGTCCCTTGTAACGTGAGTGTGACTTGGTGCATCTATTGTCTCAGTAACAAACTCTAATTGCAAGGGAATGGGACGCCTCTTCCAGGAAAGGcatgagggagaaaaggagaaagaaacagatCCCCACATTAGCACCAGGGAATGCTTGGGGTGCAAAGGAAACCCCAGGGGTCCTGCCCTGGGTCACATCTTGTGCATCAACCAGTCCATAGAGGACCCCCTTAAGCCCCTCTCTgtcccatccctctctctcccctggctGAGCCTTGCCCCCTCCTGCCTGGGGTTGCTGCTGCCTCCTGACTTGTCTCCAGCCTGGCCCTCCATTGCCTGTATTCTCCTGGCAGGAAGGATGATCTATTCAAATGTAAATCAGATCAATTCACTCTCCTGGCCTTAAACTCTAAGAGCTTCCCACAGTACCTGCGGTACAATCACAGTTCTATTTTGACCATCAAATCAAAGCCCCAGTACCTGGCTTCCTCTCTGATCCCATTTCTATCCTCCCCTTGCTCACTGTGCTTTGTCAGCCCAAGCGCAATCCTGCTTCAGAGCCTGGGTACTTGCTCCAGCCTCTGCGAGAAATGCACAGGGCTGACTCTTCTCAGCTTACTTGACAGGTCAAAGATCACTCTCAGGGATGACTTTTCAAATGCCCAGAGCCATATGGCCCCCTCGCTGCTCCTATCCCCCAGCATTCTCACCTCTGTCACTCTATTTTCTGCAGGGCCCTGAGGCAGAGGACCTGTGCCGTTCATCTGTCCACGTGTCCATTGTCTGTCTCACCACAAGACTTCAGACACTGTCATCCCCCAGTCTGTCCCAGGGCCCACAGCAGCACCTGACCCACAGTGTGTGCTCAGGGATTTGCTGAATTACAATGAATAAGTGCGGAATGCATCTGAGAAGGATACATTTGGCCTGAACTGCTGTGCTCAGGCTCCAGTGGCAGGTTGCTATTAGCAGAGGGGCAGTCTCAGCCCCTCCAGGGCTTGCCTCAGGCTCTGAGAGCCCTCACCCAAGGCTGCAGCCTTCTCAGGGTGGCCCACATCCCATGACTGACCAACTGAGGTGGGAGCAAAAAGGTCTCATCTCCTCTGCCCAAGCCAGCACCACCCTGAAGCGCCACACGGCTCCTGTGCACCCACAGAGCTGTGCCAGCTGTCAGGCCTGCATCGCAAAGCGccctctcctctgcccttcctGCTCTGCCTCCTGTGCACAGGTGTGGCTCCCGAGGGACCCCTCCCAAACCTCCTGCTTCCTGTGACCAG contains:
- the LOC128590584 gene encoding 60S ribosomal protein L17-like, which produces MHIRKATKYLKDVTLKKQCVPFRCHNGGVGRCAQAKQWGWTQGRWPKKSAEFLLHMLKNAESNAELKGLDVDSLVIEHIQVNKAPKMRRRTYRAHGRINPSTSSPCHMEMILTEKEQIVPKPEEEIAQKKLKKQKLMARE